The following are encoded together in the Diabrotica undecimpunctata isolate CICGRU chromosome 7, icDiaUnde3, whole genome shotgun sequence genome:
- the LOC140445500 gene encoding uncharacterized protein isoform X1 — protein sequence MIYSDFYKYVRTARIKKVSLKISNFNLDYNFNYYYIIVFSKSNNDVMAKVPRTRGRILLELANELQENKEDTNTIIISQHQEPEPEYSADRKNNVLEWVKSNKFNVYENDDPQNSHSDSDNSTDEYNQSHISRSYVSDSVNLDSDVSSNILIIQEPIVVNRRNTAALDEYIEKISNKRNKKRTVCKFCKNNVTNFERHLVRHHSDKKEVKDLSNYSTRSKEDKNIRRKILSLLRYETQFEAFIQNDKIDSNRLPCVYCKRIVAVNYLRRHYKTCATKPINETGHKIQHRAQSQTLVACADLSINTAATLRLKNEVFAKMKADQISLVAKRDPLIRHFGENYLKKHKRAQISVACSNKMRECSRFLIEMRRHTEKKNLPFFDILNPMLFDTVVASARLISGYNEETKIYKAPSLAMHLGTTLKQICDLCSHLLMKDHPDILCNDKDAKLKELKRFKLLVNSQWSFEISSLAVKDLAEKKWNKPVLLPLTKDIIKFRNHVVNCAETNFELLQQDWTNQQAFKKVVDSALSLTILFNRRRIGDVQYVTIDSYLKNFACVDQTEYLEQLTESEKLLSNTYKRVVAGGKGSRPIIILFPKNVQAYIDLTLQIRNETNMLSKENQYLFSYPSSKSQWVRADVVIKKFANASGAENPVALTSNRLRKQIATVMQLINLSKEEYAHFAQFMGHTEKTHREYYEITQDAYQMAKMSKILVLFDKGQGLQYKGKSLEDIDIDPTKDLVEPCDNFDDDSLSEPPNDRPDNYVCEDSEVLDRDNSDNETTTKQKKHKKKDCSTSGMIKKKAKNNKIRWTEEQKKCVKSYFKGHIQNKIAPKKEECQTLIDEQPILLKNLDWVKVKTFVYNSYRNTVF from the exons ATGATCTATTCTGACTTTTATAAATATGTCAGAACTGCCAGGATTAAAAAGGTAAGTTTAAAAATATCTAATTTTAATTTAGACtataatttcaattattattacattattgtcttCAGTAAATCAAACAATGATGTTATGGCCAAGGTACCTCGAACAAGAGGGAGGATTTTATTGGAACTTGCTAACGAGTTACAGGAAAATAAAGAAG ATACGAATACCATTATTATAAGTCAACATCAAGAGCCCGAGCCGGAATATTCTGCTGATAGAAAAAATAATGTGCTG GAGTGGGTGAAGTCAAATAAATTTAACGTCTACGAAAATGATGATCCCCAAAACAGTCATTCTGATTCCGATAACAGCACTGACGAATATAATCAATCTCACATATCCAGGTCTTATGTTTCCGATTCCGTTAATTTAGATTCTGATGTTAGCTCAAATATTTTGATAATTCAGGAACCAATAGTCGTTAATAGGAGAAATACTGCTGCACTAGATGAATAT ATAGAAAAAATTTCGAATAAAAGGAACAAGAAAAGGACTGTTTGCAAATTTTGTAAGAATAATGTAACTAATTTTGAACGACATCTAGTTAGACATCATTCTGACAAAAAAGAGGTGAAAGATCTCTCAAATTATTCAACAAGGTCGAAGGAAGACAAAAATATACGAAGAAAAATTTTATCTCTATTGCGATATGAAACTCAATTTGAGGCATTTATACAGAATGACAAAATAGATTCTAATCGATTACCCTGCGTTTATTGTAAACGTATAGTTGCTGTAAATTACTTACGTCGCCATTACAAAACGTGTGCTACCAAACCCATAAATGAAACTGGCCATAAAATTCAGCATCGTGCTCAATCTCAAACTCTAGTTGCTTGTGCTGATCTTTCTATAAATACAGCAGCTACTTTAAGGCTTAAAAATGAAGTATTTGCAAAAATGAAAGCAGACCAAATATCATTAGTTGCAAAAAGAGACCCATTAATTCGACATTTTGGGGAAAACTACTTAAAAAAACATAAGCGCGCTCAAATTTCGGTCGCTTGCTCTAATAAAATGAGGGAATGCTCTAGATTTCTAATTGAAATGCGCCGACATACCGAgaagaaaaatttacctttttttgacatattaaacccTATGCTCTTTGATACCGTTGTAGCAAGTGCAAGACTAATCAGCGGTTACAACGAGGAAACTAAAATCTATAAAGCTCCAAGTTTGGCCATGCATTTGGGAACTACACTAAAGCAAATATGTGATTTGTGTAGTCATTTGTTAATGAAAGATCACCCCGATATTTTGTGTAACGATAAAGACGCAAAACTAAAAGAATTGAAGAGATTTAAGTTGTTAGTGAATAGTCAGTGGAGTTTTGAAATATCGTCATTAGCTGTGAAAGATCTTGCGGAAAAAAAGTGGAATAAACCAGTTTTATTACCTCTGacaaaagatataataaaatttagaaaTCACGTTGTAAACTGCGCAGAAACTAATTTTGAACTCTTACAGCAAGATTGGACAAATCAACAAGCTTTTAAGAAAGTAGTTGATTCTGCATTATCACTAACTATTCTGTTTAATAGAAGGAGGATAGGAGATGTTCAGTATGTAACTATAgattcatatttaaaaaatttcgcaTGTGTTGACCAAACAGAGTACTTAGAGCAACTAACTGAATCTGAGAAGCTTTTATCAAATACATACAAGAGAGTTGTAGCTGGCGGAAAAGGTAGTAGACCCATTATTATACTCTTTCCAAAAAATGTACAAGCATATATCGACTTAACACTGCAAATTAGAAACGAAACCAACATGCTATCTAAGGAAAATCAGTATCTGTTTTCTTATCCTAGCTCTAAATCTCAGTGGGTTAGAGCAGATGtcgtcataaaaaaatttgcgaaTGCAAGTGGCGCAGAAAATCCTGTAGCACTGACGTCTAATCGCTTACGTAAACAAATAGCAACAGTAATGCAACTAATTAATTTATCGAAAGAAGAATACGCTCATTTTGCACAATTTATGGGACACACCGAAAAGACGCACAGGGAATATTACGA AATAACGCAGGACGCTTACCAAATGGCAAAGATGTCAAAAATACTTGTGTTATTTGATAAGGGTCAGGGCCTTCAATATAAGGGAAAGTCTTTAGAAGATATTGATATTGATCCTACCAAGGATTTGGTCGAACCATGTGATAATTTCGATGATGACAGTCTATCTGAGCCACCAAACGATCGACCAGATAATTATGTTTGTGAAGACAGTGAAGTATTGGACAGGGACAATAGCGATAACGAGACAACAACTAAGCAGAAAAAGCATAAGAAGAAAGATTGCAGTACTTCAGGTATGATTAAAAAGAAGGCGAAGAATAACAAAATACGTTGGACAGAAGAACAGAAAAAATGTGTTAAGTCATATTTTAAAggtcatattcaaaataaaattgcacCAAAAAAAGAGGAATGTCAAACATTAATTGATGAACAACCCATCCTATTAAAAAATTTAGATTGGgttaaagtaaaaacttttgtttataaTAGCTATAGAAATACAGTGTTTTAG
- the LOC140445500 gene encoding uncharacterized protein isoform X2 produces MSELPGLKSKSNNDVMAKVPRTRGRILLELANELQENKEDTNTIIISQHQEPEPEYSADRKNNVLEWVKSNKFNVYENDDPQNSHSDSDNSTDEYNQSHISRSYVSDSVNLDSDVSSNILIIQEPIVVNRRNTAALDEYIEKISNKRNKKRTVCKFCKNNVTNFERHLVRHHSDKKEVKDLSNYSTRSKEDKNIRRKILSLLRYETQFEAFIQNDKIDSNRLPCVYCKRIVAVNYLRRHYKTCATKPINETGHKIQHRAQSQTLVACADLSINTAATLRLKNEVFAKMKADQISLVAKRDPLIRHFGENYLKKHKRAQISVACSNKMRECSRFLIEMRRHTEKKNLPFFDILNPMLFDTVVASARLISGYNEETKIYKAPSLAMHLGTTLKQICDLCSHLLMKDHPDILCNDKDAKLKELKRFKLLVNSQWSFEISSLAVKDLAEKKWNKPVLLPLTKDIIKFRNHVVNCAETNFELLQQDWTNQQAFKKVVDSALSLTILFNRRRIGDVQYVTIDSYLKNFACVDQTEYLEQLTESEKLLSNTYKRVVAGGKGSRPIIILFPKNVQAYIDLTLQIRNETNMLSKENQYLFSYPSSKSQWVRADVVIKKFANASGAENPVALTSNRLRKQIATVMQLINLSKEEYAHFAQFMGHTEKTHREYYEITQDAYQMAKMSKILVLFDKGQGLQYKGKSLEDIDIDPTKDLVEPCDNFDDDSLSEPPNDRPDNYVCEDSEVLDRDNSDNETTTKQKKHKKKDCSTSGMIKKKAKNNKIRWTEEQKKCVKSYFKGHIQNKIAPKKEECQTLIDEQPILLKNLDWVKVKTFVYNSYRNTVF; encoded by the exons ATGTCAGAACTGCCAGGATTAAAAAG TAAATCAAACAATGATGTTATGGCCAAGGTACCTCGAACAAGAGGGAGGATTTTATTGGAACTTGCTAACGAGTTACAGGAAAATAAAGAAG ATACGAATACCATTATTATAAGTCAACATCAAGAGCCCGAGCCGGAATATTCTGCTGATAGAAAAAATAATGTGCTG GAGTGGGTGAAGTCAAATAAATTTAACGTCTACGAAAATGATGATCCCCAAAACAGTCATTCTGATTCCGATAACAGCACTGACGAATATAATCAATCTCACATATCCAGGTCTTATGTTTCCGATTCCGTTAATTTAGATTCTGATGTTAGCTCAAATATTTTGATAATTCAGGAACCAATAGTCGTTAATAGGAGAAATACTGCTGCACTAGATGAATAT ATAGAAAAAATTTCGAATAAAAGGAACAAGAAAAGGACTGTTTGCAAATTTTGTAAGAATAATGTAACTAATTTTGAACGACATCTAGTTAGACATCATTCTGACAAAAAAGAGGTGAAAGATCTCTCAAATTATTCAACAAGGTCGAAGGAAGACAAAAATATACGAAGAAAAATTTTATCTCTATTGCGATATGAAACTCAATTTGAGGCATTTATACAGAATGACAAAATAGATTCTAATCGATTACCCTGCGTTTATTGTAAACGTATAGTTGCTGTAAATTACTTACGTCGCCATTACAAAACGTGTGCTACCAAACCCATAAATGAAACTGGCCATAAAATTCAGCATCGTGCTCAATCTCAAACTCTAGTTGCTTGTGCTGATCTTTCTATAAATACAGCAGCTACTTTAAGGCTTAAAAATGAAGTATTTGCAAAAATGAAAGCAGACCAAATATCATTAGTTGCAAAAAGAGACCCATTAATTCGACATTTTGGGGAAAACTACTTAAAAAAACATAAGCGCGCTCAAATTTCGGTCGCTTGCTCTAATAAAATGAGGGAATGCTCTAGATTTCTAATTGAAATGCGCCGACATACCGAgaagaaaaatttacctttttttgacatattaaacccTATGCTCTTTGATACCGTTGTAGCAAGTGCAAGACTAATCAGCGGTTACAACGAGGAAACTAAAATCTATAAAGCTCCAAGTTTGGCCATGCATTTGGGAACTACACTAAAGCAAATATGTGATTTGTGTAGTCATTTGTTAATGAAAGATCACCCCGATATTTTGTGTAACGATAAAGACGCAAAACTAAAAGAATTGAAGAGATTTAAGTTGTTAGTGAATAGTCAGTGGAGTTTTGAAATATCGTCATTAGCTGTGAAAGATCTTGCGGAAAAAAAGTGGAATAAACCAGTTTTATTACCTCTGacaaaagatataataaaatttagaaaTCACGTTGTAAACTGCGCAGAAACTAATTTTGAACTCTTACAGCAAGATTGGACAAATCAACAAGCTTTTAAGAAAGTAGTTGATTCTGCATTATCACTAACTATTCTGTTTAATAGAAGGAGGATAGGAGATGTTCAGTATGTAACTATAgattcatatttaaaaaatttcgcaTGTGTTGACCAAACAGAGTACTTAGAGCAACTAACTGAATCTGAGAAGCTTTTATCAAATACATACAAGAGAGTTGTAGCTGGCGGAAAAGGTAGTAGACCCATTATTATACTCTTTCCAAAAAATGTACAAGCATATATCGACTTAACACTGCAAATTAGAAACGAAACCAACATGCTATCTAAGGAAAATCAGTATCTGTTTTCTTATCCTAGCTCTAAATCTCAGTGGGTTAGAGCAGATGtcgtcataaaaaaatttgcgaaTGCAAGTGGCGCAGAAAATCCTGTAGCACTGACGTCTAATCGCTTACGTAAACAAATAGCAACAGTAATGCAACTAATTAATTTATCGAAAGAAGAATACGCTCATTTTGCACAATTTATGGGACACACCGAAAAGACGCACAGGGAATATTACGA AATAACGCAGGACGCTTACCAAATGGCAAAGATGTCAAAAATACTTGTGTTATTTGATAAGGGTCAGGGCCTTCAATATAAGGGAAAGTCTTTAGAAGATATTGATATTGATCCTACCAAGGATTTGGTCGAACCATGTGATAATTTCGATGATGACAGTCTATCTGAGCCACCAAACGATCGACCAGATAATTATGTTTGTGAAGACAGTGAAGTATTGGACAGGGACAATAGCGATAACGAGACAACAACTAAGCAGAAAAAGCATAAGAAGAAAGATTGCAGTACTTCAGGTATGATTAAAAAGAAGGCGAAGAATAACAAAATACGTTGGACAGAAGAACAGAAAAAATGTGTTAAGTCATATTTTAAAggtcatattcaaaataaaattgcacCAAAAAAAGAGGAATGTCAAACATTAATTGATGAACAACCCATCCTATTAAAAAATTTAGATTGGgttaaagtaaaaacttttgtttataaTAGCTATAGAAATACAGTGTTTTAG